Proteins encoded together in one Telopea speciosissima isolate NSW1024214 ecotype Mountain lineage chromosome 4, Tspe_v1, whole genome shotgun sequence window:
- the LOC122659184 gene encoding glutamate receptor 2.7-like, producing MFDRAKDQKAPDELREISLRRKQRSAKGMKWGTTIYRWKERNEGTLPTVEIDRDQRYRKEKGFKKVVAKFQVLFSMNTAMDLIENVQVQAIIGPDNSGQAKFMADLGDKAQVPIVSFAATSPSLSSDLNPFFIRTAYNDSAQVKAIAAIVQAFGWREAVPVYENSEYGNGIIPYLVDNFEAINTRIPYRSVISPNASDDQILEELYKLMTMQTRVFVVHMLPSLGSRLFLKAKEVGMMSEGYVWIITDGLTNFLSSMDRSVIHSMEGVLGVKPHVQRSKKLDSFEVSWKKKFLQENPDTVNAKLDIYELWGYDTAWALAMAAEKVAGVNSSSQKSKLSLNISSVESLRVSQIGLELREEILNTQFEGLSGEFKLVDGQLQSSIFQIVNVIGRSEKDIGFWTPMNGLFHELNVTKTETYPSLNDKKLRTIIWPGDSTTVPKGWEIPTNEKKLKIGVPGKDVFTDFVNVQWDNTNASTVTGYCIQVFDAVMGALPYTVPYEYIPFAKADHTSAGTYNDIVYQVYLQKFDAVVGDITIIANRSLYVDFTQPYTESGVSMVVPIKDKYRKNAWVFLKPLSTDLWLTTAAFFVFTGFVIWALEHRINDDFRGPLHHQVGMIFWFSFSTMVFSHKEKVISNLARFILIIWLFVVLILTSSYTASLTSMLTVQQLQPTITDVQQLLKNGENVGYQEGSFVFGLLKLMNFDDSKLKVYSTAQELDDGLSKGTANGGFAAAFDEIPYLKLFLSQYCSNYSMVGPTYKTGGFGFVFPRGSPLVSDVSRAILNVTEGDKMTQIEKMWFGDTNCPDSSTTITSGSLTVKSFWGLFLITGTISFIAFLAFLIHFFWRYRNMWKNNDQKVTLRQRIGIMIEQFMRKDFECFTFRNRELQIQNTPDVMGATRSPSVISEHTNGNFDQATTSTGTAPPSPSNPIAEEISPTIELSNQVSSNESEIP from the exons ATGTTTGACCGAGCCAAAGACCAGAAAGCACCAGACGAGCTGAGAGAAATTTCTCTAAGGAGAAAGCAGAGAAGCGCGAAAGGAATGAAGTGGGGTACCACTATTTATAGATGGAAGGAGAGAAACGAAGGGACATTGCCAACAGTTGAGATCGACAGAGATCAACG ATATAGGAAGgaaaaaggatttaaaaaagtTGTAGctaaatttcaagttttgtttTCTATGAACACAGCAATGGACCTAATAGAAAATGTACAAGTTCAAGCCATCATAGGACCAGACAACTCAGGACAGGCCAAGTTCATGGCAGATCTTGGAGACAAAGCTCAGGTTCCTATTGTTTCTTTTGCTGCAACAAGCCCTTCGCTTTCTTCTGATCTTAATCCTTTCTTCATCCGCACTGCATACAACGACTCTGCTCAGGTGAAAGCCATTGCTGCAATTGTTCAAGCATTTGGTTGGAGGGAAGCTGTACCTGTGTATGAAAACAGCGAGTATGGTAATGGAATTATACCATATCTGGTTGATAATTTTGAAGCAATCAATACTCGCATCCCCTACAGAAGTGTTATATCTCCTAATGCCTCAGATGATCAAATTCTTGAAGAGCTATACAAATTGATGACAATGCAAACTAGAGTATTTGTTGTGCACATGCTACCCTCTCTTGGCTCTCGCTTATTTTTGAAGGCAAAAGAAGTAGGAATGATGAGTGAAGGTTATGTCTGGATCATCACAGATGGGCTGACAAATTTCTTAAGTTCCATGGATCGTTCTGTTATTCATTCTATGGAAGGTGTGTTGGGAGTAAAGCCCCATGTTCAGAGATCCAAAAAACTTGACAGTTTTGAAGTTTCATGGAAAAAGAAATTCTTACAAGAGAACCCAGATACAGTCAATGCAAAACTAGATATTTATGAACTATGGGGATATGATACTGCTTGGGCATTGGCAATGGCAGCAGAGAAAGTTGCAGGGGTGAATTCCAGCTCACAGAAGTCTAAACTTTCCCTGAACATTAGCAGTGTAGAATCTCTTCGAGTCTCTCAAATAGGTTTGGAACTTCGAGAAGAGATTTTAAATACCCAGTTTGAAGGTTTGAGTGGGGAATTTAAACTTGTTGATGGGCAACTACAATCATCAATCTTTCAAATAGTGAATGTAATAGGCAGAAGTGAAAAGGATATAGGGTTTTGGACACCAATGAATGGACTTTTCCATGAGTTGAATGTGACCAAGACAGAGACATATCCAAGCTTAAACGATAAGAAGCTTCGTACTATCATATGGCCTGGTGATTCAACCACTGTACCCAAGGGTTGGGAGATTCCTACAAATGAAAAGAAGTTGAAGATTGGAGTTCCAGGGAAGGATGTGTTTACAGATTTCGTGAATGTGCAATGGGACAATACTAATGCATCCACAGTCACTGGGTACTGCATTCAAGTGTTTGATGCAGTAATGGGGGCATTACCATATACAGTCCCTTATGAGTACATTCCATTTGCAAAAGCTGATCACACAAGTGCTGGGACTTACAATGATATTGTCTACCAAGTTTATCTCCAG AAATTTGATGCTGTTGTGGGAGATATAACTATTATTGCAAATAGATCCTTGTATGTAGATTTTACACAGCCATATACCGAGTCCGGTGTGTCAATGGTGGTGCCAATCAAAGACAAATATAGGAAGAATGCATGGGTATTCTTGAAGCCTCTGAGCACAGATCTTTGGTTAACAACTGCAGCTTTTTTTGTCTTCACAGGCTTTGTGATCTGGGCCCTTGAACATCGAATAAATGATGATTTTAGGGGTCCTCTTCATCACCAAGTGGGAATGATCTTTTGGTTTTCCTTCTCCACAATGGTTTTTTCACATA AGGAGAAGGTGATTAGCAATCTTGCGAGATTTATATTGATTATATGGCTATTTGTTGTCCTTATCCTCACATCAAGTTACACAGCAAGCTTGACATCAATGCTCACAGTTCAGCAGCTCCAACCAACCATAACTGATGTACAACAGCTACTGAAAAATGGGGAGAATGTTGGTTACCAAGAGGGCTCATTCGTGTTCGGGTTATTGAAACTGATGAACTTCGATGATTCAAAGCTTAAAGTGTATAGTACTGCACAAGAATTGGATGATGGTTTATCCAAAGGCACTGCCAACGGTGGATTTGCCGCCGCTTTTGATGAGATTCCATACCTCAAGCTTTTTCTCTCACAATATTGTTCTAATTACAGCATGGTTGGCCCCACATACAAGACTGGTGGATTTGGCTTT GTCTTCCCAAGAGGTTCTCCTCTAGTAAGTGATGTTTCAAGGGCAATCCTGAATGTAACAGAGGGAGACAAAATGACACAGATTGAGAAAATGTGGTTTGGAGATACCAATTGCCCAGACTCTAGCACCACTATAACTTCAGGCAGTCTTACAGTAAAGAGCTTTTGGGGCCTATTCCTCATCACTGGAACCATTTCATTTATAGCATTCCTTGCatttttgattcattttttcTGGAGGTATCGAAATATGTGGAAGAATAATGATCAGAAAGTTACCCTGCGGCAGAGAATTGGCATCATGATAGAGCAGTTTATGAGGAAGGATTTCGAATGTTTTACTTTCAGGAATCGTGAACTCCAAATCCAAAATACTCCAGATGTCATGGGTGCTACTAGGAGTCCCTCAGTCATTTCCGAACACACAAATGGGAATTTTGATCAAGCAACAACTTCCACTGGAACTGCTCCCCCAAGTCCAAGTAATCCAATAGCTGAAGAGATATCACCTACTATTGAACTTAGCAATCAAGTAAGTAGTAATGAGTCCGAGATCCCTTGA